The Pristiophorus japonicus isolate sPriJap1 chromosome 3, sPriJap1.hap1, whole genome shotgun sequence genome has a segment encoding these proteins:
- the LOC139256506 gene encoding probable G-protein coupled receptor 139: MLPIQLAKRICYTIIAVIGLPVNLVAIVILSRGKCGLSTCTTRYLVAMATADLLVVITDVILWRISWYYFPGSFLDITPVCSIIAILPCAAADCSVWFTVTFTFDRFVAICCQKLKTKYCTGRTAAVVLATTGILLCSKNIPLYFTLEPGEIIDNVPWDCYTIPGYYIEPGWVGFDWFDTVLTPLLPFAVILLLNALTVRHILLASRVRKRLRGESKEENGSDPEMESRRKSVILLFTISSSFILLWLGYVIDFLYYSIAGINPDDYNDSLSTFQQVGYILQSLSCCTNTFIYGVTQSKFREQLKSAVKYPVTSIRQLINKQNN; the protein is encoded by the coding sequence tgaatttagtggcgattgtgatcctgtcccggggaaagtgcgggctctCCACCTGCactactcgctacctggtggccatggcaacggCGGATCTACTGGTTGTCATCACTGACGTCATACTGTGGCGGATCAGTTGGTATTATTTCCCAGGATCTTTCCTGGATATCACCCCTGTGTGTAGTATTATCGCTATCCTGCCTTGTGCAGccgcagactgttctgtctggttcaccgtcactttcacctttgatcgatttgtggccatttgttgccagaagctgaaaaccaaatattgcaccgggagaactgcggctgtggttctggccaCAACCGGCATTCTGCTCTGTTCAAAAAACATTCCTCTCTACTTTACACTTGAACCTGGGGAGATAATCGACAATGTTCCGTGGGACTGTTACACAATCCCAGGCTATTATATTGAGCCCGGCTGGGTGGGGTTTGACTGGTTTGATAcggttttaaccccactgctcccattcgctgtaattttgttgctcaacgctctgacagtcagacacattttattggccagtcgagtccggaagagactgaggggtgagagcaaggaggagaatggcagtgacccagagatggagagcaggaggaagtctgtgattttactcttcaccatatccagcagcttcatactgctgtggctgggaTATGTTATAGATTTCTTATATTATAGCATTGCAGGAATAAATCCCGATGATTACAATGATTCTTTATCTACCTTTCAACAAGTCGGATATATACTGCAGAGtttaagttgctgcacaaacacatttatttacggggtgacccagtccaagttcagagagcagttgaagagtgcggtgaaatatccggttacctcaattagacaattaattaataaacagaacaactga